A window from Micromonospora profundi encodes these proteins:
- a CDS encoding iron-containing redox enzyme family protein has protein sequence MSEPADRRYGPASLPQPRGPLSAAVTGALRSTPHDLPPTLGADLDPADALTDEDLQLTLFLCYELHYRGWRGVDEGWEWQPTLLALRARAERPFEAALRRLVGSPPVPPGGVAAGLTELVEADDGPPLARTLQRHADLAQFREFVAHRSVYHLREADPHSWALPRLGGPAKAALVEIQTDEYGNGRLERMHAELFRRTLGRLGMDTDYGAHLDAVPAVTLATNNLMSLFGLHRRLRGALLGHLAAFEMTSSLPNRRYGNGLRRLGLDEVATRFYDEHVEADAVHEQIAAHDLCGGLVRAEPALSGDVLFGAAAALAVDRLFAGHLLDSWAAGRSSLRSPAPPPAALAAPASISLAGAVSGARALPAEPVVA, from the coding sequence ATGTCGGAGCCCGCCGACCGCCGTTACGGTCCTGCGTCTCTGCCGCAGCCGCGCGGCCCGCTGTCCGCCGCGGTGACCGGCGCTCTGCGGAGTACGCCGCACGACCTGCCGCCCACCCTGGGCGCCGACCTGGACCCGGCCGACGCGCTCACCGACGAGGACCTGCAACTGACGCTGTTCCTCTGCTACGAGCTGCATTACCGCGGCTGGCGCGGTGTGGACGAGGGCTGGGAGTGGCAGCCGACGCTGTTGGCCCTGCGGGCCCGCGCCGAGCGTCCCTTCGAGGCGGCGCTGCGCCGGCTGGTGGGCTCACCGCCGGTGCCGCCCGGCGGGGTGGCGGCAGGGCTGACCGAGCTGGTTGAGGCCGACGACGGGCCGCCGTTGGCCCGTACCCTGCAACGGCACGCCGACCTCGCCCAGTTCCGTGAGTTCGTCGCCCACCGCTCGGTGTACCACCTGCGCGAGGCGGACCCGCACAGCTGGGCGCTGCCCCGCCTCGGAGGGCCGGCCAAGGCCGCCCTCGTCGAGATCCAGACCGACGAGTACGGCAACGGCCGGCTGGAGCGGATGCACGCCGAGTTGTTCCGGCGCACCCTGGGACGGCTCGGAATGGACACCGACTACGGCGCCCACCTGGACGCGGTGCCCGCCGTGACGCTGGCGACGAACAACCTGATGTCGCTGTTCGGGTTGCACCGGCGGCTGCGGGGGGCGCTGCTCGGGCACCTCGCGGCCTTCGAGATGACGTCGTCGCTGCCCAACCGCCGGTACGGCAACGGGCTGCGCCGCCTCGGTCTGGACGAGGTGGCCACCCGCTTCTACGACGAGCACGTGGAGGCCGACGCGGTGCACGAGCAGATCGCCGCGCACGACCTGTGCGGCGGTCTCGTCCGGGCGGAGCCGGCGCTGTCCGGCGATGTGCTCTTCGGAGCGGCGGCGGCCCTCGCGGTGGACCGGCTGTTCGCCGGGCACCTGCTCGACAGTTGGGCTGCCGGCCGCAGTTCGCTGCGCTCACCCGCCCCGCCGCCTGCCGCCCTGGCCGCGCCGGCGTCCATCTCGCTCGCCGGGGCGGTCTCCGGTGCGCGGGCACTGCCGGCCGAGCCCGTCGTCGCCTGA
- a CDS encoding CDGSH iron-sulfur domain-containing protein, with protein MSTDDASELPAATITPYQDGPLLVRGDFALVTPDGERIDARRGTVALCRCGKSALKPFCDGTHKMINFRAGTARES; from the coding sequence ATGAGCACCGACGACGCCAGCGAGTTGCCCGCCGCCACGATCACCCCGTACCAGGACGGACCGCTGCTGGTCCGTGGCGACTTCGCGCTCGTCACCCCGGACGGCGAGCGGATCGACGCCCGCCGGGGCACTGTGGCGCTGTGCCGGTGCGGCAAGTCGGCGCTCAAGCCGTTCTGCGACGGCACCCACAAGATGATCAACTTCCGTGCCGGCACCGCCCGCGAGAGCTGA
- a CDS encoding SigB/SigF/SigG family RNA polymerase sigma factor: protein MFGQTSTGTTSTTTTTTTPPPTERGLEDLDSAALAYAARIEGLPPERRQEARDDLVRFALPFAGRLARRYRGRGEPLEDLEQVARLGLVNAVDRYDPERGSFTAYAAITIVGEIKRHFRDRTWGVHVPRRLRDLILEVGQATAALTSELSRAPSVAELSARLETPEAEILAALESAAGYSPASLNAPVGGESSAEFGDLVGESDNALESVDDRVTVSGLLHRLPWRERRILAMRFYGNQTQAEIAARFGISQMHVSRLLSRALTWLRQAMLADAPPPWQNGVAEPDPGKTRISVKQNGDRVVVEVGGEIDRDGADQLRRAMLEAVTGQPSEVVVDLVGAGGFDAGGIAALMAGRDAAERTGVPLRLTRVQPAVRRSLTAAGMAPARD, encoded by the coding sequence ATGTTCGGACAGACGAGCACGGGCACGACCAGCACCACTACCACCACGACCACACCACCGCCTACCGAGCGTGGTCTGGAGGACCTCGACTCGGCGGCACTGGCGTACGCGGCCCGGATCGAAGGGCTGCCGCCGGAGCGGCGGCAGGAGGCACGGGACGACCTGGTCCGCTTCGCGCTGCCGTTCGCCGGTCGGCTGGCCCGCCGGTACCGGGGGCGGGGAGAGCCGCTGGAGGACCTGGAGCAGGTGGCTCGCCTGGGGCTTGTCAACGCCGTCGACAGGTATGACCCGGAACGGGGCTCGTTCACCGCGTACGCGGCGATCACCATCGTCGGGGAGATCAAGCGGCACTTCCGGGACCGCACGTGGGGTGTGCACGTACCCCGGCGGTTGCGTGACCTGATCCTGGAGGTGGGGCAGGCGACGGCGGCGCTGACAAGCGAACTGTCCCGGGCGCCGTCTGTGGCCGAGCTGTCGGCCCGGCTGGAGACGCCGGAGGCGGAGATCCTCGCCGCGCTGGAGTCGGCGGCCGGCTACAGCCCGGCGTCGTTGAACGCGCCGGTGGGCGGGGAGAGCTCCGCTGAATTCGGTGACCTGGTCGGCGAGTCGGACAACGCGCTGGAATCGGTCGACGACCGGGTGACCGTCAGCGGGCTGCTGCACCGGCTGCCCTGGCGGGAGCGCCGCATCCTGGCCATGCGTTTCTACGGCAACCAGACCCAGGCGGAGATCGCCGCCCGGTTCGGCATCTCGCAGATGCACGTCTCCCGGCTGCTGTCGCGGGCGCTGACCTGGCTGCGGCAGGCGATGCTCGCCGACGCGCCGCCGCCCTGGCAGAACGGCGTGGCCGAGCCGGACCCGGGCAAGACCCGCATCTCGGTGAAACAGAACGGCGACCGGGTGGTCGTGGAGGTCGGCGGCGAGATCGATCGGGACGGCGCCGACCAGTTGCGCCGCGCGATGCTGGAGGCTGTCACCGGCCAGCCGAGCGAGGTCGTCGTCGACCTGGTCGGCGCGGGTGGCTTCGACGCCGGCGGGATCGCCGCGCTGATGGCCGGGCGGGACGCCGCGGAGCGCACCGGCGTGCCGCTGCGGCTGACCCGGGTGCAGCCGGCGGTACGCCGCTCGCTGACCGCCGCCGGTATGGCACCCGCCCGGGACTGA
- the ctaD gene encoding aa3-type cytochrome oxidase subunit I — MPKRVTTEPGRDRGPAILAPARFGGFPGAVRAPVPGNSLIRFLGTTDHKQIGILYLLTSFAFFLVAGLEAMLIRAELARPGMQILSAEQYNQLFTSHGAVMLLLFATPAAFGFANYIVPIQIGAPDVSFPRLNALAYWLYLFGGLMVIGGFLTPQGSADFGWTAYTPLSDASNSPGVGANMWVLGLVVSGLGTILGAVNLITTILTLRAPGMTMFRMPIFTWNMLFTSLLVILVFPLLAAALLGLSADRLLNAHVYDAATGGPMLWQHLFWFFGHPEVYIIALPFFGIITEIIPVFSRKPIFGYTGLVLATAAITVLSMTVWAHHMFATGQVLLPFFSILSYLIAVPTGVKFFNWIGTMWKGQLTFETPMLFAVGFLVTFLLGGLTGVLLASPPADWHTHDSYFVVAHFHYVLFGTVVFALFGGYYFWWPKMTGRLLDERLGKAHFWTMFIGFHGTFLVQHWLGNEGMPRRYADYLPTDGFTTLNTISSIFAFVLGLSTLFFIYNAWKSWRYGAMVTVDDPWGFGNSLEWATTCPPPLRNFDRMPRIRSERPAFDLKYGPFVSDLGRDLPQRTTKPPQHLADEMHLEHHAPESPASEGAHGAAEAAAYQPARESGARPVDVPEPEDVRRPSFENSDAPEDPDAAPKPHERWRHPHSDGETGER, encoded by the coding sequence ATGCCCAAGCGGGTAACCACGGAACCCGGTCGAGATCGGGGCCCGGCGATCCTTGCACCGGCCCGCTTCGGGGGCTTCCCCGGAGCGGTACGGGCACCGGTCCCCGGCAACTCTCTGATCAGGTTTCTCGGCACCACCGACCACAAGCAGATCGGCATCCTGTACCTGCTGACCTCGTTTGCGTTCTTCCTGGTGGCCGGGCTGGAGGCGATGTTGATCCGGGCCGAGCTGGCCCGCCCGGGGATGCAGATCCTCTCGGCCGAGCAGTACAACCAGCTCTTCACCTCGCACGGCGCGGTGATGCTGCTGCTGTTCGCCACCCCGGCGGCCTTCGGGTTCGCCAACTACATCGTGCCGATCCAGATCGGCGCGCCCGACGTGTCGTTCCCCCGACTCAACGCGCTGGCGTACTGGTTGTACCTGTTCGGCGGCCTCATGGTCATCGGCGGGTTCCTCACGCCGCAGGGTTCGGCGGACTTCGGCTGGACGGCGTACACCCCGCTCAGCGACGCCTCGAACAGCCCCGGCGTGGGCGCGAACATGTGGGTCCTCGGCCTTGTCGTCTCCGGCCTGGGCACCATCCTCGGCGCGGTCAACCTGATCACCACGATCCTGACCCTGCGCGCGCCCGGGATGACGATGTTCCGGATGCCGATCTTCACCTGGAACATGCTGTTCACCAGCCTGCTGGTGATCCTGGTCTTCCCCCTGCTGGCCGCCGCGCTGCTGGGGCTATCGGCCGACCGGCTGCTCAACGCGCACGTCTACGACGCGGCCACCGGCGGCCCGATGCTCTGGCAACACCTGTTCTGGTTCTTCGGCCATCCCGAGGTGTACATCATCGCGTTGCCGTTCTTCGGCATCATCACCGAGATCATCCCGGTGTTCTCGCGCAAGCCGATCTTCGGCTACACCGGGCTGGTGCTGGCGACCGCCGCGATCACCGTGCTGTCCATGACGGTGTGGGCGCACCACATGTTCGCCACCGGCCAGGTGCTGCTGCCGTTCTTCAGCATCCTCAGTTATCTGATCGCGGTGCCCACCGGCGTGAAGTTCTTCAACTGGATCGGCACCATGTGGAAGGGCCAGCTCACCTTCGAGACACCGATGCTGTTCGCAGTCGGCTTCCTTGTCACGTTCCTGCTCGGCGGGCTCACCGGGGTGCTGCTGGCCAGCCCGCCTGCCGACTGGCACACCCACGACAGCTACTTCGTCGTGGCGCACTTCCACTACGTGCTCTTCGGCACCGTGGTGTTCGCCCTGTTCGGCGGCTACTACTTCTGGTGGCCGAAGATGACCGGCCGGCTGCTCGACGAGCGACTCGGCAAGGCGCACTTCTGGACGATGTTCATCGGCTTCCACGGCACCTTCCTGGTGCAACACTGGCTGGGCAACGAGGGGATGCCCCGCCGGTACGCCGACTACCTGCCCACCGACGGCTTCACCACGCTCAACACGATCTCCAGCATCTTCGCCTTCGTCCTCGGCCTGTCCACGCTGTTCTTCATCTACAACGCGTGGAAGTCCTGGCGCTACGGGGCGATGGTGACGGTTGACGACCCGTGGGGGTTCGGCAACTCCCTGGAATGGGCCACCACCTGCCCGCCGCCGCTGCGCAACTTCGACCGGATGCCCCGGATCCGCTCCGAGCGGCCGGCGTTCGACCTGAAGTACGGCCCGTTCGTCTCCGACCTGGGCCGCGACCTGCCCCAGCGCACCACCAAACCGCCGCAGCACCTGGCCGACGAGATGCACCTCGAACACCACGCGCCGGAGTCGCCCGCCTCCGAAGGCGCGCACGGTGCCGCCGAGGCAGCCGCGTACCAGCCGGCGCGGGAGTCGGGCGCCCGGCCGGTGGACGTCCCGGAGCCCGAGGACGTCCGCCGCCCGAGCTTCGAGAACAGCGACGCGCCGGAGGATCCCGACGCGGCGCCGAAGCCGCACGAGCGGTGGCGGCACCCGCACAGCGACGGCGAGACCGGGGAACGCTGA
- a CDS encoding ATP-binding protein: MSDRIVCEVRDAAPVAVVRLSGPLDLGTMRTVHQALGDALATQPEALVVDLTDVAVRDRLALSVFAATARRAEEWPAVPVVLCAPPPVAARWLAESTTCRVVPVSADCAEATRIAGAATPFRVRARFEPVAEACRRARELVGDACTRWNLPNAAGPAALVLSEFVGNVVRHAGTPMQVTVTLRRQYLHLAVVDGSGAPARPAEANLRAEGGRGLMLVRELAQRWGSVPAGQGKAVWAMLPAT; the protein is encoded by the coding sequence ATGTCCGACCGGATCGTCTGCGAGGTGCGTGACGCGGCGCCGGTGGCGGTGGTTCGGCTCAGCGGTCCGCTGGATCTGGGCACGATGCGCACCGTTCACCAGGCGCTGGGCGATGCGCTGGCCACCCAGCCGGAGGCGCTGGTGGTCGACCTCACCGACGTCGCCGTACGGGATCGGTTGGCGCTGTCGGTCTTCGCGGCGACGGCCCGGCGGGCCGAGGAGTGGCCTGCCGTGCCTGTGGTGCTCTGCGCTCCGCCGCCGGTCGCCGCCCGCTGGCTGGCGGAGTCGACGACGTGCCGTGTCGTGCCGGTGTCAGCGGACTGCGCGGAGGCCACCCGGATCGCGGGCGCGGCCACGCCGTTCCGGGTCCGGGCCCGGTTCGAGCCGGTGGCCGAGGCCTGCCGGCGGGCCCGGGAGCTGGTGGGCGACGCGTGCACCCGGTGGAACCTGCCGAACGCCGCCGGTCCGGCCGCCCTGGTGCTCAGCGAGTTTGTCGGCAACGTCGTGCGGCACGCGGGCACGCCCATGCAGGTGACGGTGACCCTGCGCCGGCAGTACCTGCATCTGGCAGTGGTGGACGGCAGCGGCGCGCCGGCCCGGCCCGCCGAGGCCAACCTGCGGGCCGAGGGTGGTCGTGGGCTGATGCTGGTCCGGGAGCTGGCGCAGCGGTGGGGCAGCGTGCCGGCGGGCCAGGGCAAGGCCGTCTGGGCGATGCTGCCCGCGACCTGA
- a CDS encoding glycosyltransferase has product MSLTVLMNAGPWLSVPPPGYGGIENVIATLVPELRRLGVRVVLASVQSSTLPVDEKVSVFADGQFASLQRPYNQVCGIAQAHLAGVVRELHARDDIDLVHDHVEAVGLATLAAMGPSGPPTLHTLHWDLAKHPDLYGSLDGGDRVRVNGVSASQLARAPLALREHSVGHVHLSTPLAVDADRRQRPDKGEHLLILGRINPGKGQDVGARLAQRVGFPLVLAGPVGPYHRPADLAAAGDEARQNPDVRFFLDEVAPHVDGDLVRWVGTVAGQERDDLLASARASLFPLRWEEPGGTAVVESLALGTPVVATARGCLPELIEHGRTGLLTADEEELADLVLAADLLDADECRRVAAQRFTPAVMAQRYVELYERVRELASAPRLQPV; this is encoded by the coding sequence ATGAGCCTCACCGTGCTGATGAACGCCGGCCCGTGGCTGTCGGTGCCCCCACCGGGCTACGGCGGCATCGAGAACGTGATCGCCACCCTGGTGCCCGAGCTGCGCCGACTCGGCGTACGCGTGGTCCTCGCCTCGGTGCAGAGCAGCACCCTGCCGGTGGACGAGAAGGTGTCGGTCTTCGCCGACGGGCAGTTCGCGTCGTTGCAACGGCCGTACAACCAGGTTTGCGGGATCGCCCAGGCGCACCTTGCCGGGGTGGTCCGGGAGCTGCACGCACGCGACGACATCGACCTGGTGCACGACCACGTGGAGGCGGTGGGGCTGGCCACCCTCGCGGCGATGGGGCCGTCCGGGCCGCCGACCCTGCACACACTGCACTGGGATCTCGCCAAGCACCCCGACCTGTACGGAAGCCTGGACGGCGGCGACCGGGTCCGGGTCAACGGCGTCTCCGCCTCCCAGCTGGCCCGCGCCCCACTGGCGCTGCGCGAGCACTCGGTGGGTCACGTGCACCTGTCCACCCCGCTGGCCGTGGACGCCGACCGCCGGCAGCGACCCGACAAGGGCGAGCACCTGCTCATCCTGGGCCGGATCAATCCGGGCAAGGGGCAGGACGTGGGCGCCCGGCTCGCGCAGCGGGTCGGTTTCCCGCTGGTGCTGGCGGGGCCGGTCGGCCCGTACCATCGCCCGGCCGATCTGGCGGCGGCCGGCGACGAGGCCCGACAGAACCCGGACGTGCGGTTCTTCCTCGACGAGGTGGCCCCGCACGTCGACGGTGATCTGGTCCGCTGGGTCGGCACGGTGGCCGGTCAGGAACGCGACGACCTGCTCGCCAGCGCCCGTGCGTCGCTGTTTCCGCTGCGCTGGGAGGAGCCGGGCGGTACGGCGGTGGTCGAGTCGCTCGCCCTGGGCACACCCGTGGTGGCGACCGCGCGGGGCTGCCTGCCGGAACTGATCGAGCACGGCCGCACCGGGCTGCTCACCGCCGACGAGGAGGAGTTGGCCGATCTCGTCCTGGCCGCCGACCTTCTCGACGCCGACGAGTGCCGCCGGGTTGCCGCGCAGCGGTTCACGCCTGCGGTGATGGCCCAGCGCTACGTCGAGCTGTACGAGCGGGTCCGGGAGCTGGCCAGCGCGCCGCGCCTGCAACCCGTCTGA
- a CDS encoding glucosyl-3-phosphoglycerate synthase, with amino-acid sequence MEAWATYRTTSAADWPARRLLRAKGESRVSVVLPARNEEATVGAIVSTIREHLMDRVALVDELIVVDSRSTDRTAQVARAAGAEVVSQDVMTRGLPRLTGKGDALWAGLAAAEGDVVAFIDADLREFRPHFVSGLLGPLLTDPSVDFVKGFYHRPLVGTASVEPDGGGRVTELMARPLLNLFWPELAGFVQPLAGEYAGRRDVLARVPFVSGYGVETAMLIDLLDLVGLDALAQVDLGERKHRHQDTAALGRMSAQIMLTAWSRLQRRGWAAPDTVPEALLTQFRRGGSDTLPNLDREIVVSDVSIEERPPLAELRHRVPRRRVAAA; translated from the coding sequence GTGGAGGCGTGGGCCACGTACCGGACGACCTCGGCAGCGGACTGGCCGGCGCGCCGGCTGCTGCGCGCCAAGGGGGAGAGCCGGGTCAGCGTGGTGCTGCCGGCGCGCAACGAGGAGGCCACGGTCGGAGCGATCGTGTCCACCATCCGCGAGCACCTGATGGACCGGGTCGCCCTGGTCGACGAACTGATCGTTGTGGATTCGCGGTCGACCGACCGCACCGCTCAGGTGGCCCGGGCCGCCGGCGCGGAGGTGGTCAGCCAGGACGTGATGACCCGCGGGCTGCCCCGGCTCACCGGCAAGGGCGACGCCCTCTGGGCCGGGCTCGCCGCCGCCGAAGGGGACGTGGTGGCGTTCATCGACGCCGACCTACGGGAGTTCCGACCGCACTTCGTGAGCGGGCTGCTCGGCCCGTTGCTCACCGACCCGTCGGTCGATTTCGTGAAGGGCTTCTACCACCGGCCCCTGGTGGGCACGGCAAGCGTGGAGCCCGACGGCGGGGGCCGGGTGACCGAGTTGATGGCCCGCCCGCTGCTCAACCTCTTCTGGCCCGAGCTGGCCGGCTTCGTGCAGCCGCTCGCCGGTGAGTACGCCGGCCGCCGCGACGTGCTGGCCCGGGTGCCGTTCGTCTCCGGGTACGGGGTGGAGACGGCCATGCTGATCGACCTGCTGGACCTTGTCGGCCTGGACGCGTTGGCGCAGGTCGACCTGGGCGAACGCAAGCACCGCCACCAGGACACGGCAGCCCTCGGCCGAATGTCCGCCCAGATCATGCTGACCGCCTGGTCGCGGTTGCAGCGGCGCGGCTGGGCGGCGCCCGACACGGTGCCGGAGGCCCTGTTGACGCAGTTCCGTCGGGGCGGATCGGACACCCTGCCGAACCTGGACCGCGAGATCGTGGTCAGCGACGTGTCCATCGAGGAGCGCCCGCCGCTGGCGGAGCTGCGTCACCGGGTGCCGCGTCGACGGGTGGCCGCCGCGTGA
- a CDS encoding Gfo/Idh/MocA family protein, which translates to MRKCRVGLIGAGGVAQRHARVLSGFDDVELIGVTDVLPDAASALAAQHGGRVHRDVAELLAAAPDAVYVCVPPFAHGPAEEAVIDAGVPMFVEKPVAVDLVTAERIADLVARRGLRTAVGHHWRYLGVVDKARELLAERPVRMVSGAWLDKVPPVAWWSVRDRSGGPVVEQAAHVLDLIRVLAGEVTEVTAYGNGTPPPVDGADIDSVTTAALRFADGAVGTLSAACVLGWKHRAGLEILADGLALSLTEDGLSIRDADGERHLPADPEAARVAVDRAFVDAVRGIGDDVRVPYAEALGTQRLALAVADSARTGATVRLTAPADSPLLTTGVTVDA; encoded by the coding sequence ATGCGGAAATGCCGGGTGGGTCTGATCGGCGCTGGCGGAGTGGCACAGCGCCATGCCCGCGTGCTGTCCGGGTTCGACGATGTCGAACTCATCGGGGTGACCGACGTGCTGCCGGATGCGGCGTCGGCGCTGGCCGCGCAGCACGGCGGGCGGGTCCACCGCGACGTCGCCGAGCTGCTGGCCGCCGCGCCGGACGCGGTGTACGTCTGCGTGCCGCCGTTCGCGCACGGCCCCGCCGAGGAGGCGGTGATCGACGCCGGCGTGCCGATGTTCGTGGAGAAGCCCGTCGCCGTCGACCTGGTCACCGCCGAGCGCATCGCCGACCTCGTCGCCCGACGTGGGCTGCGTACCGCCGTCGGGCACCACTGGCGTTACCTGGGCGTGGTCGACAAGGCCCGCGAGCTGCTCGCCGAGCGTCCCGTTCGGATGGTCAGCGGCGCCTGGCTGGACAAGGTTCCGCCGGTTGCCTGGTGGTCGGTGCGGGACCGCTCCGGCGGCCCGGTCGTCGAGCAGGCCGCGCACGTGCTGGACCTCATCCGGGTGCTGGCCGGCGAGGTCACCGAGGTCACGGCGTACGGCAACGGCACGCCCCCGCCCGTCGACGGCGCCGACATCGACTCGGTGACCACCGCCGCGCTGCGCTTCGCCGACGGCGCGGTCGGCACCCTCAGCGCGGCCTGCGTGCTGGGCTGGAAGCACCGGGCCGGGCTGGAGATCCTCGCCGACGGGCTGGCCCTGTCGCTCACCGAGGACGGCCTGTCGATCCGTGACGCCGACGGCGAACGGCACCTGCCCGCCGATCCGGAAGCCGCCCGGGTGGCCGTGGACCGCGCCTTCGTCGACGCGGTACGCGGAATCGGCGACGACGTCCGCGTCCCGTACGCCGAGGCCCTTGGCACCCAGCGTCTGGCCCTCGCGGTGGCCGACTCGGCGCGGACCGGAGCGACGGTACGGCTCACCGCGCCCGCCGATTCGCCGCTGCTCACCACGGGGGTGACGGTCGATGCGTGA
- a CDS encoding zinc-dependent alcohol dehydrogenase produces the protein MRERVVTVSAPGRVEIVEQEAAELRPGTFRVETLFSGVSAGTELSYVKGTNPYLHVTWNADLGLFQPGEASTPYPVTRLGYMQVGRVVESATPAVAVGTVGAMTYGHRTGWLADPVAERFVALPDDLDPLLGVYVAHMGPICANGLLHAAADLHGSDVRSLGDGVRGRRVAVIGAGVVGLLTALLARRHGAASVVVLDPTEQRRQVAEALGLETLDPEADDPAVVLKTRWAHTAGDRGADVVFQCRGQAWALQLALRLLRPQGTVIDLAFYQGGADAVRLGEEFHHNGLALRCAQIGRVPRGLAPTWDRERLSAETIDLLRAYGDAIGKHLVSAVVPFDDAATLLTDLAERRRQELQVVLAV, from the coding sequence ATGCGTGAGCGGGTCGTCACGGTCAGCGCGCCGGGCCGGGTGGAGATCGTCGAGCAGGAGGCGGCGGAGCTGCGCCCGGGCACGTTCCGCGTCGAGACCCTGTTCAGTGGAGTCTCCGCCGGTACCGAGCTGAGCTATGTCAAGGGCACCAACCCGTACCTGCACGTCACCTGGAACGCCGACCTCGGCCTGTTCCAGCCGGGCGAGGCGAGCACCCCGTACCCGGTGACCCGCCTGGGCTACATGCAGGTCGGCCGCGTGGTGGAGAGCGCCACCCCGGCGGTCGCCGTGGGCACTGTCGGCGCCATGACGTACGGGCACCGCACCGGCTGGCTCGCCGACCCGGTCGCCGAACGGTTCGTGGCGCTGCCCGACGACCTCGACCCGTTGCTCGGCGTGTACGTCGCCCACATGGGCCCGATCTGCGCCAATGGCCTGCTGCACGCCGCCGCCGACCTGCACGGCTCCGACGTGCGGTCACTCGGCGACGGCGTACGCGGCCGGCGGGTCGCCGTGATCGGCGCCGGCGTGGTGGGGCTGCTCACCGCCCTGCTGGCCCGGCGGCACGGCGCCGCTTCCGTGGTGGTCCTCGACCCCACCGAGCAGCGCCGACAGGTCGCCGAGGCACTCGGACTGGAAACCCTCGACCCGGAGGCCGACGACCCGGCGGTGGTCCTCAAGACCCGGTGGGCACACACCGCCGGTGACCGGGGCGCCGACGTGGTGTTCCAGTGCCGGGGCCAGGCGTGGGCGTTGCAGCTCGCGCTGCGGCTGCTGCGCCCCCAGGGCACCGTGATCGACCTGGCCTTCTACCAGGGCGGCGCGGACGCAGTCCGTCTCGGCGAGGAGTTCCACCACAACGGGCTGGCGCTGCGCTGCGCCCAGATCGGCAGGGTGCCGCGCGGCCTCGCGCCCACCTGGGACCGGGAGCGGCTGTCGGCCGAGACCATCGACCTGCTGCGGGCGTACGGGGACGCCATCGGTAAGCACCTGGTCTCGGCGGTGGTGCCGTTCGACGACGCGGCCACCCTGCTCACCGACCTGGCCGAACGCCGCCGCCAGGAGTTGCAGGTGGTGCTGGCCGTGTGA